One Mycolicibacterium parafortuitum DNA segment encodes these proteins:
- a CDS encoding NADH:flavin oxidoreductase, producing the protein MSSTVLNSGVGGAAFTPAQLGPLLLPNRFIRAGTGESMADKDGRIGPGYAVLHENLARGGVGLAFTGHIFCHPRGRYGELQAGLHDDDAIPQFRAVTDAVHRRGGRIVAQIAHAGSQSMIAGNDPLAPSAVDNVMTGRKVRAARVDEIEDVIDAFAQAARRAVEAGFDGIHLHGANGYLISQFRSPLTNRRDDEWGGSRQRRDRLAVEIIRAIRAQLPPGRSFTMKVGVADLVDEPGGLNVTDAVEGIGTFVDAGLDGVEISSNLMSDYVSASIRPYVAVTRRRALADILVHRLHKSPEPEAYFLDFADAVRARVDTKIILVGGIRRLDTVERLIAGGRADFVSMARPFIREPDLVNRLAAGAQTSPACVSCNICLMHDEHHPLKCWRIPRMNLLRHARYRFTGGFGTKGSGRKPSAAEL; encoded by the coding sequence ATGAGTTCAACTGTGCTCAACAGCGGTGTGGGCGGCGCCGCGTTCACTCCGGCGCAGCTGGGGCCGCTGCTGCTGCCGAACCGCTTCATCCGCGCGGGCACGGGCGAGTCGATGGCCGACAAGGACGGCCGGATCGGGCCGGGATATGCGGTGTTACACGAGAATTTGGCCCGCGGCGGCGTCGGGCTGGCGTTCACCGGGCACATCTTCTGCCATCCCCGGGGCAGATACGGGGAACTGCAGGCGGGACTGCACGACGACGACGCCATCCCGCAGTTCCGTGCGGTGACCGACGCGGTACACCGTCGCGGCGGGCGCATCGTCGCCCAGATCGCGCACGCCGGAAGCCAGTCCATGATCGCGGGGAACGACCCGCTGGCGCCTTCTGCGGTCGACAACGTGATGACGGGCAGGAAAGTGCGCGCAGCGCGCGTCGACGAGATCGAAGACGTCATCGATGCTTTCGCGCAGGCGGCGCGCCGCGCCGTCGAGGCCGGCTTCGACGGTATCCACCTGCACGGCGCCAACGGGTACCTGATCAGCCAGTTCCGTTCGCCGCTGACGAACCGGCGCGACGACGAATGGGGCGGCAGCCGGCAGCGCCGGGACCGGCTCGCGGTGGAGATCATCCGCGCGATTCGCGCCCAGCTTCCTCCCGGACGGTCGTTCACGATGAAGGTCGGCGTCGCCGACCTGGTCGACGAACCCGGCGGGTTGAACGTCACCGACGCGGTCGAAGGCATCGGGACGTTCGTCGACGCGGGCCTCGACGGGGTCGAGATCTCGTCGAATCTGATGAGCGACTACGTCAGTGCGTCGATCAGACCGTATGTCGCGGTCACCCGTCGCCGTGCGCTCGCCGACATACTCGTGCACCGACTCCACAAGTCACCCGAACCCGAGGCCTATTTCCTCGATTTCGCCGATGCGGTCCGCGCCCGGGTGGACACGAAGATCATCCTCGTCGGCGGTATCCGCCGCCTCGACACGGTAGAGCGCCTGATCGCAGGCGGCCGTGCGGATTTCGTGTCGATGGCCCGCCCGTTCATCCGGGAGCCCGACCTGGTCAACCGACTCGCCGCCGGTGCACAGACCTCACCGGCGTGCGTATCGTGCAACATCTGCCTGATGCACGACGAGCACCATCCGCTGAAGTGCTGGCGCATCCCACGCATGAACCTGCTGCGGCACGCCCGTTACCGGTTCACAGGCGGATTCGGGACCAAAGGGTCCGGCCGTAAGCCCTCGGCCGCCGAACTCTGA
- a CDS encoding PE-PPE domain-containing protein: MALAVSTAASGWAASTALVVGGLGTPSLHEVVMSQLLGGALQDYDRRVSVNWPAEASQTRTLGQSIEIGRANLNAQIDQALAQLERDADGNLLDGEQVTVVGLSAGSLVVTETLRGWQNDGEADPAAEEINFVVVADSSRQEIIDDTETYNPQYDYTYRRPPATVYDTVEVTGEYDGMADFPDRFNLTAISNAITGSVLRHVQTMFSDLSDVPKQNTTVTENALGGTTVRYLVPAETLPLVQANPRLAPREAELRAQVDRAYSRNDPANVAARLGGPDVPQRIRDIVTRDAGDQDAGGVNLGLTAAAQQQAEIDAGAGPEMDGQRSLGEQIAATERTVDEATPGAAMPSSSTVGAALDAAADKLSGADDETTATQTSKKPTRDRDGARTSRTDTASDKAAKSDKAVKSDKAAKSDKSAK, encoded by the coding sequence GTGGCACTAGCCGTATCGACCGCGGCGTCGGGGTGGGCGGCCAGTACCGCGCTGGTCGTCGGAGGTCTCGGAACACCGAGCCTGCACGAGGTCGTGATGTCCCAGCTCCTGGGCGGGGCGTTGCAGGACTACGACCGGCGGGTCAGCGTCAACTGGCCGGCCGAAGCCAGTCAGACCCGGACGCTGGGCCAGTCCATCGAAATCGGGCGTGCGAACCTGAACGCGCAGATCGACCAGGCGCTGGCGCAATTGGAGCGAGACGCCGACGGCAACCTGCTCGACGGGGAACAGGTGACTGTCGTGGGGTTGTCGGCAGGGTCACTGGTGGTCACCGAAACCCTGCGCGGATGGCAGAACGACGGTGAAGCCGACCCAGCCGCCGAGGAGATCAACTTCGTCGTCGTCGCGGACTCCAGCAGGCAGGAGATCATCGACGACACGGAAACCTATAACCCGCAGTATGACTACACCTATCGGCGGCCTCCTGCCACGGTGTACGACACCGTCGAGGTGACCGGCGAATACGACGGTATGGCCGACTTCCCGGATCGCTTCAACCTGACCGCGATCTCGAACGCGATCACGGGTTCGGTGCTGCGACACGTTCAGACGATGTTCTCCGACCTGTCCGACGTGCCGAAGCAGAACACCACCGTCACCGAGAATGCACTGGGCGGCACCACGGTTCGTTACCTGGTCCCGGCCGAAACTCTGCCCCTGGTGCAGGCCAATCCGCGGCTGGCGCCGCGCGAAGCCGAGCTGCGCGCGCAGGTTGACCGCGCCTACAGTCGCAACGATCCCGCCAACGTCGCGGCCCGCCTCGGCGGGCCTGATGTGCCGCAGCGCATCCGTGACATCGTCACCCGCGACGCGGGCGACCAGGACGCGGGCGGGGTGAACCTGGGTCTGACCGCCGCCGCGCAACAGCAGGCTGAGATCGACGCGGGGGCGGGCCCCGAGATGGACGGACAGCGCAGCCTCGGGGAGCAGATCGCGGCCACGGAGCGCACCGTCGACGAGGCCACCCCGGGCGCGGCGATGCCCAGTTCGAGCACGGTCGGTGCGGCCCTCGACGCCGCGGCCGACAAGCTCAGCGGTGCCGATGACGAGACCACCGCGACGCAGACGTCGAAGAAGCCGACCAGGGACCGTGACGGCGCCCGAACGTCCCGCACCGACACCGCGTCGGACAAGGCGGCGAAGTCGGACAAGGCGGTGAAGTCGGACAAGGCGGCGAAGTCGGACAAGTCGGCGAAGTAA
- a CDS encoding MFS transporter — protein MTSRLARRHTALTATPLLLMGVALAAFNLRPAVTSIASVLGEVQGDLGASVVWASVLTAVPAVCFGLAAIAAPWLNRRFGLARAIGLALAVLTAGLALRVVGGPWLVLGGTFIATSGIAIGNVLIPVVVKQSFPDAVGRVTGMYTAALAAGGGIAAAATPALDSLLGGWRPAVGSWAMLSAAALILWSIGVRHGEVPDHTVPTDGPRRSLLRNPVAWAVAGFFGMQSCSAYILMGWLVEFFVSHGIPRPEAGLMLALMNLMGIPLNLVVPMFALRRPSQSGWILAVTSATMIATVGLWVAPTAAPWLWTVLFGVGTATLPIALGVVALRARATAETAALSAMSQGFGYLIAATGPLAFGVLHAVSAGWRLPILLLGAVTLIQGALGWVAGRPRSV, from the coding sequence ATGACCTCGCGGCTGGCCCGCCGTCACACCGCGCTGACCGCGACTCCCCTGCTGCTGATGGGCGTCGCACTGGCGGCGTTCAATCTGCGCCCGGCGGTCACCAGCATCGCGTCCGTGCTGGGCGAGGTCCAGGGCGACCTCGGCGCGTCGGTGGTCTGGGCGAGCGTGCTGACCGCTGTTCCCGCAGTGTGTTTCGGCCTCGCCGCGATCGCGGCACCGTGGTTGAACCGCCGGTTCGGACTCGCCAGGGCCATCGGTCTGGCCCTGGCGGTCCTGACCGCAGGGCTCGCGCTGCGCGTCGTCGGCGGGCCGTGGCTGGTGCTCGGCGGCACGTTCATCGCGACGTCGGGCATCGCGATCGGCAATGTGCTGATTCCGGTGGTCGTCAAGCAGTCCTTCCCCGATGCCGTCGGACGGGTGACCGGCATGTACACCGCGGCGCTGGCAGCCGGAGGCGGGATCGCCGCCGCCGCGACACCGGCCCTCGATTCGCTGCTCGGCGGCTGGCGGCCCGCGGTCGGGTCCTGGGCGATGTTGTCTGCGGCAGCGCTGATCCTGTGGAGCATCGGGGTCCGCCACGGTGAGGTGCCCGACCACACGGTTCCCACCGACGGTCCCCGCCGTTCGCTGCTCCGAAACCCGGTGGCCTGGGCGGTCGCCGGCTTCTTCGGTATGCAGTCGTGCTCGGCCTACATCCTGATGGGATGGCTGGTGGAATTCTTCGTGTCTCACGGAATTCCGCGGCCCGAGGCCGGACTCATGCTGGCGCTGATGAACCTGATGGGCATTCCGCTGAACCTCGTCGTCCCGATGTTCGCGCTGCGCAGGCCCTCCCAGTCCGGGTGGATCCTGGCCGTCACGTCGGCGACGATGATCGCGACCGTCGGGCTGTGGGTCGCACCGACCGCGGCGCCGTGGCTGTGGACGGTGTTGTTCGGCGTCGGGACCGCCACCTTGCCGATCGCGCTTGGCGTGGTCGCGCTCCGTGCCCGGGCCACCGCCGAGACCGCCGCGCTGTCGGCGATGTCGCAGGGTTTCGGCTACCTCATCGCGGCGACGGGTCCCCTGGCCTTCGGTGTGCTGCACGCGGTCTCGGCCGGCTGGAGGCTCCCGATCCTGCTGCTCGGCGCGGTCACGCTGATCCAGGGTGCTCTGGGGTGGGTGGCGGGCCGGCCACGGTCGGTGTGA
- a CDS encoding GlsB/YeaQ/YmgE family stress response membrane protein translates to MIGTIIGAIVVGLIIGALARLVMPGKQNIGVLMTIVLGALGSFLGTWLCYQLGYSNSNGGFEIIPFLVGIVVAVVLIAIYVAVTGRRTTQPRV, encoded by the coding sequence ATGATCGGAACCATCATCGGCGCAATCGTCGTCGGACTCATCATCGGCGCTCTGGCCAGGCTCGTCATGCCCGGCAAGCAGAACATCGGTGTACTCATGACCATCGTTCTCGGAGCGCTGGGTTCGTTCCTGGGCACGTGGCTGTGCTATCAGTTGGGTTACTCGAACTCCAACGGCGGCTTCGAGATCATTCCGTTCCTGGTGGGCATCGTCGTGGCCGTGGTGCTGATCGCCATATACGTCGCCGTCACCGGCCGCCGCACCACCCAGCCACGCGTGTAG
- a CDS encoding S-(hydroxymethyl)mycothiol dehydrogenase, translating to MTQTVRGVISRAKGQPVEVVDIVIPDPGPGEVVVAVQACGVCHTDLTYRDGGINDEFPFLLGHEAAGIVETVGEGVTNVAPGDFVILNWRAVCGQCRACKRGRPQLCFDTHNATQKMTLTDGTELTPALGIGAFADKTLVHQGQCTKVDPAADPAAAGLLGCGVMAGLGAAINTGALTRDDTVAIIGCGGVGDAAIAGAALVGAKKIIAVDTDNRKLDWARHFGATHTINARDLDPVATIQDLTDGFGADVVIDAVGRPETWKQAFYARDLAGTVVLVGVPTPDMTLDMPLIDFFSRGGALKSSWYGDCLPERDFPTLIDLYLQGRFPLDKFVSERIGLDHIEDAFHKMHAGDDDAVLRSVVVW from the coding sequence ATGACTCAGACAGTGCGTGGTGTGATTTCGCGGGCCAAGGGCCAGCCGGTCGAGGTGGTCGACATCGTCATCCCCGATCCCGGACCCGGCGAAGTGGTCGTGGCCGTCCAGGCCTGCGGGGTCTGCCACACCGACCTGACCTACCGCGACGGCGGCATCAACGACGAGTTCCCGTTCCTGCTCGGCCACGAAGCCGCCGGCATCGTCGAAACCGTGGGCGAGGGCGTCACCAACGTCGCACCCGGCGACTTCGTCATCCTCAACTGGCGCGCCGTCTGCGGACAATGCCGCGCCTGCAAACGCGGCCGCCCCCAGCTGTGCTTCGACACCCACAACGCCACCCAGAAGATGACCCTGACCGACGGCACCGAACTGACCCCCGCCCTGGGCATCGGCGCCTTCGCCGACAAAACCCTCGTCCACCAAGGCCAATGCACCAAAGTCGATCCCGCCGCCGACCCCGCCGCCGCCGGCCTACTCGGCTGCGGCGTGATGGCCGGCCTCGGCGCAGCCATCAACACCGGCGCACTCACCCGCGACGACACCGTCGCGATCATCGGCTGCGGCGGCGTCGGTGACGCCGCCATCGCCGGCGCCGCACTGGTCGGGGCCAAAAAGATCATCGCCGTCGACACCGACAACCGGAAACTCGACTGGGCCCGCCACTTCGGCGCCACCCACACCATCAACGCCCGCGACCTCGACCCGGTTGCCACGATCCAGGATCTCACCGACGGGTTCGGCGCCGACGTCGTCATCGACGCCGTCGGACGCCCCGAAACCTGGAAACAAGCCTTCTACGCCCGCGACCTCGCCGGCACCGTCGTCCTGGTCGGCGTACCCACCCCCGACATGACCCTCGACATGCCCCTGATCGACTTCTTCTCCCGCGGCGGAGCACTCAAATCCTCCTGGTACGGCGACTGCCTCCCCGAACGCGACTTCCCCACCCTCATCGACCTCTACCTCCAAGGCCGCTTCCCCCTCGACAAATTCGTCTCCGAACGCATCGGACTCGACCACATCGAAGACGCCTTCCACAAAATGCACGCCGGCGACGACGACGCAGTGCTGCGCTCGGTTGTCGTATGGTGA
- a CDS encoding YihY/virulence factor BrkB family protein has product MSVARPAAIAGAFAAGLATGALTRSKREPAVGEDLGEGPWEDTGQGGAPPVSEPPESPQQDAPPADDPGKPDSPTDLTRPSMMFVLRKTADEFSRDQCTDLAAALTYYAVLSLFPALVVVMSLLGVIGQGERTADAILQIVDDISPGAAVDVLRDPIQQLVDAPSAGFTLVVGIIGALWSASGFVGAFGRAMNRIYEVDEGRPGWKLRLQQLVLTLVGLLVAAVVALALALSGPVAEAIGGYLGVGATGLTVWNIARWPGLLVLVILGVAMLYYFSPNVRQPKFRWISVGAAIAIVTWVVASLGFGLYVANFGNYNETFGALAGVIVFLLWLWLTNLALLFGAEIDAELERGRQLQAGIKAEDTLQLPLRDTSVIEKNRDKEHKTRLSGRLLRRSRGRRA; this is encoded by the coding sequence GTGAGTGTCGCGCGCCCCGCGGCGATCGCCGGTGCCTTCGCCGCGGGGTTGGCGACCGGCGCGCTGACGCGGTCCAAGCGGGAACCGGCCGTCGGGGAGGACCTCGGCGAGGGCCCCTGGGAGGACACCGGTCAGGGCGGCGCGCCGCCCGTATCCGAACCGCCCGAGTCGCCCCAGCAGGATGCGCCGCCGGCCGACGATCCGGGTAAGCCCGATTCACCGACCGACCTCACGCGGCCGTCGATGATGTTCGTGCTGCGCAAGACCGCCGATGAGTTCAGCCGCGATCAGTGCACCGATCTGGCGGCCGCGCTGACCTACTACGCGGTGCTGTCGCTGTTTCCCGCACTGGTCGTGGTGATGTCGCTGCTCGGGGTGATCGGACAAGGCGAACGCACCGCGGACGCGATCCTGCAGATCGTCGACGACATCAGTCCCGGGGCCGCCGTCGACGTCCTGCGTGACCCGATCCAGCAGCTCGTCGACGCCCCCTCGGCCGGGTTCACGTTGGTGGTGGGCATCATCGGCGCGCTGTGGTCGGCGTCCGGGTTCGTCGGTGCGTTCGGGCGCGCGATGAACCGGATCTACGAGGTCGACGAGGGCAGGCCGGGGTGGAAACTTCGTCTGCAGCAGCTGGTCCTGACATTGGTCGGGTTGTTGGTCGCCGCGGTCGTCGCCCTCGCGCTGGCCCTGAGCGGGCCGGTGGCCGAGGCGATCGGCGGATACCTGGGCGTCGGTGCCACCGGGCTGACGGTGTGGAACATCGCGCGCTGGCCGGGTCTGCTGGTCCTCGTCATCCTCGGCGTCGCGATGCTCTACTACTTCAGTCCGAATGTGCGGCAGCCGAAGTTCCGCTGGATCAGCGTCGGCGCGGCGATCGCGATCGTGACGTGGGTGGTCGCGTCCCTCGGATTCGGGCTCTATGTCGCCAATTTCGGCAACTACAACGAGACGTTCGGGGCCCTCGCCGGTGTCATCGTCTTCCTCCTCTGGCTGTGGCTGACCAACCTGGCGCTGTTGTTCGGCGCGGAGATCGACGCCGAACTCGAACGCGGGCGGCAGCTGCAGGCCGGCATCAAAGCCGAGGACACCCTCCAACTGCCGCTGCGGGACACCAGCGTCATCGAGAAGAACCGGGACAAGGAGCACAAGACGCGGTTGAGCGGCCGGCTGTTGCGGCGGTCCCGGGGTAGGCGCGCGTGA
- a CDS encoding helix-turn-helix domain-containing protein: protein MSVPDESPFLDIQAASEMTNRRLGAEIRRIRMESGLTLVDIAAATGLSASMLSMLERGKTGVSVGSLVAVASALDVAIGDLFHPARGPELSLVRHADQQELTLGPGVTRRVIQRSRKHGLEVASLKLAVGAHTGTELVRHEGQEIVVVQAGRLTVQSGTASHDLDAGDSIRLDADCPHRFANDGAEPAEALLIAQVSVPNSHGH from the coding sequence ATGAGCGTGCCTGACGAGAGCCCGTTCCTCGATATCCAGGCCGCCTCGGAAATGACGAACCGCCGCCTGGGTGCCGAAATCCGGCGTATCCGGATGGAATCGGGTCTCACGCTGGTGGACATCGCAGCGGCGACGGGTTTGAGCGCATCGATGCTGTCGATGCTCGAACGGGGCAAGACCGGTGTGTCCGTCGGTTCGCTCGTCGCGGTGGCCTCGGCACTCGACGTGGCGATCGGGGACCTCTTCCATCCGGCCAGAGGTCCGGAGCTGTCGCTGGTACGCCATGCCGATCAACAGGAGCTCACCCTCGGACCCGGGGTCACGCGGCGGGTGATCCAGCGCAGCAGGAAGCACGGCCTCGAGGTGGCATCGTTGAAGCTCGCCGTCGGTGCGCACACCGGTACCGAACTCGTCCGGCACGAAGGCCAGGAGATCGTGGTGGTCCAGGCTGGACGCCTGACCGTGCAGAGCGGTACCGCGTCCCACGACCTGGACGCCGGCGATTCGATCCGGCTCGACGCCGACTGCCCGCACCGGTTCGCCAACGACGGCGCCGAACCCGCGGAAGCGCTGTTGATCGCGCAGGTGTCGGTGCCGAACAGTCACGGCCATTGA